The following coding sequences lie in one Bacteroides helcogenes P 36-108 genomic window:
- a CDS encoding beta-mannosidase — protein sequence MRREILCWLICCSSLIYGQGTDSSKMITLNDGWTFAQANTDKWLAATVPGTVHQDLLRHQLLPNPFYGTNEKKIQWVENEDWEYKSTFVVTAEQLACDGALMTFEGIDTYADIFLNGSLLIKTDNMFVGYSVPVKEVLRQGENKLHIVFHSPIKQTLPQWESNGFNYPADNDHHNKHLSIFTRKAPYNYGWDWGIRMVTCGIWRPITLNFYNIATINDYHVKQLSLTDQAAKLSNDIEINCISTKEEAVEIIVSCSLKGNTVATVRQGITLTPGKNKIQIPVEIQKPTRWMPNGWGDPTLYDFSIQMLLQNKVFAEKHHRIGLRTVRLINEKDKDGESYYFEVNGIPMFAKGANYIPNDALLPNMTTERYQALFRNIKEANMNMVRVWGGGTYEDNRFYDLADENGILIWQDFMFACTVYPADPTFLKRVEQEADYNIKRLRNHACLAMWCGNNEILEGLKFWGWKPRFAPEVYEQFYRNYDKLFRELLPAKIKELDDDRFYIHTSPYFAHWGRPDSWNTGDIHNWGIWYGKKSFETSDTELGRFISEFGFQSFPEMKTIATFAAPEDYQIESDVMNAHQKSSIGNALIRTYMERNFIVPKKFEDFVYVGLVLQGQGMRHCFEAHRRNRPYCMGTLYWQLNDSWPVVSWSGIDYYGNWKALHYQAKRAFAPLLINPIHENGNLNVYLLSDRLEKLTGLTLEMQLIDFKGKKLARKSIPVEIPANTSLKVFSRSLSEWANETLRKECFLQFILKDKSEHQLAQNIHFFVPTKDLTLPQTDIDCKVKTLEGRCEVILTSSRLAKDVFIQIPIQGAHFSDNFFDLLPNESRKIIITSPEIHKGEKPEITMKHIRETY from the coding sequence ATGAGAAGGGAAATTTTGTGCTGGCTAATTTGTTGTTCAAGTTTAATATATGGACAAGGAACTGATTCTTCAAAAATGATAACCTTAAATGACGGCTGGACATTTGCCCAAGCCAATACCGACAAATGGCTTGCGGCCACAGTACCCGGAACAGTACATCAAGACCTACTGCGCCACCAACTGCTGCCGAATCCTTTTTATGGCACAAATGAAAAAAAAATCCAATGGGTAGAGAATGAAGATTGGGAATATAAGAGCACCTTCGTCGTCACAGCCGAACAATTGGCATGCGATGGAGCCTTGATGACATTCGAAGGAATAGACACTTATGCCGATATCTTTCTGAATGGTTCTTTATTGATCAAAACAGACAATATGTTCGTAGGCTACTCTGTCCCGGTAAAAGAGGTTTTACGACAGGGAGAAAACAAGCTACATATAGTTTTCCATTCTCCTATCAAGCAGACACTTCCACAATGGGAGTCGAATGGTTTCAACTATCCGGCAGACAATGACCATCACAACAAACACTTAAGCATCTTTACCCGGAAAGCTCCCTACAATTATGGCTGGGATTGGGGAATACGTATGGTGACCTGCGGTATATGGCGTCCTATCACCCTGAACTTTTATAATATCGCTACCATTAATGACTATCATGTAAAACAACTCTCACTCACTGACCAGGCGGCAAAACTTTCTAACGACATAGAGATAAACTGTATATCCACCAAAGAGGAAGCCGTTGAAATCATTGTTAGCTGCTCCCTGAAAGGAAATACGGTCGCAACCGTCCGGCAGGGCATCACTCTCACCCCTGGAAAAAATAAGATTCAAATTCCTGTAGAAATACAAAAACCGACACGTTGGATGCCCAATGGATGGGGTGACCCTACCTTATATGATTTTTCTATCCAAATGCTTTTACAAAACAAAGTCTTTGCCGAAAAGCATCACCGAATCGGCCTGCGAACCGTACGGCTGATAAACGAAAAAGACAAGGACGGCGAATCTTACTATTTTGAGGTAAACGGCATTCCAATGTTTGCCAAAGGAGCCAATTACATCCCCAATGATGCGTTGTTGCCCAACATGACTACCGAACGTTACCAAGCTCTATTTCGTAACATAAAAGAAGCTAACATGAATATGGTGCGCGTTTGGGGGGGCGGCACATACGAAGACAATCGTTTTTATGACTTGGCCGACGAGAACGGCATTTTGATATGGCAGGACTTCATGTTCGCCTGTACCGTTTATCCTGCCGATCCAACTTTCCTAAAACGTGTAGAACAAGAAGCCGATTACAACATCAAGCGCCTACGCAACCATGCGTGCCTTGCTATGTGGTGCGGTAACAATGAGATCCTGGAAGGGCTGAAGTTCTGGGGGTGGAAACCGCGTTTTGCCCCTGAAGTTTACGAACAGTTCTACCGTAATTATGACAAATTGTTCCGCGAACTGCTACCTGCCAAAATAAAAGAACTGGATGACGATCGCTTCTACATTCACACTTCTCCATATTTTGCCCACTGGGGACGCCCTGACTCATGGAATACGGGAGACATTCATAATTGGGGAATCTGGTACGGTAAAAAATCGTTTGAGACATCAGATACCGAATTGGGACGGTTTATCAGCGAATTCGGATTTCAATCTTTCCCTGAAATGAAGACCATCGCCACATTTGCCGCCCCCGAAGACTACCAGATCGAATCCGATGTAATGAATGCCCATCAAAAGAGCAGCATCGGAAATGCACTGATACGCACTTACATGGAACGTAACTTCATTGTTCCCAAAAAATTTGAGGACTTTGTATATGTAGGCCTTGTATTGCAAGGACAAGGCATGCGTCACTGTTTTGAAGCCCATCGACGTAACCGTCCTTATTGCATGGGAACTCTCTATTGGCAGCTAAACGACAGTTGGCCGGTAGTGTCATGGTCGGGAATAGACTATTACGGCAATTGGAAAGCACTGCATTATCAGGCAAAACGTGCATTTGCCCCACTGCTTATTAATCCTATACACGAAAATGGCAATCTGAATGTTTACCTGCTTTCAGACAGGCTGGAAAAACTCACCGGACTGACTCTTGAAATGCAGCTCATTGATTTCAAAGGGAAAAAACTTGCCCGGAAATCTATACCGGTAGAAATACCTGCCAATACTTCATTAAAAGTATTCAGCCGTTCCTTGTCCGAATGGGCAAACGAAACTCTACGTAAAGAGTGTTTTCTACAATTTATTTTAAAAGATAAGTCGGAGCATCAACTTGCGCAGAACATCCATTTCTTTGTCCCTACCAAAGATCTCACCCTCCCCCAAACCGATATAGACTGCAAGGTGAAAACTCTGGAAGGGAGATGTGAAGTGATACTGACTTCCTCGCGATTGGCAAAAGACGTTTTCATTCAAATTCCCATTCAAGGAGCACATTTCAGCGACAACTTCTTTGACTTGTTGCCAAATGAAAGCCGAAAAATTATCATTACTTCACCTGAAATTCATAAAGGAGAAAAACCTGAAATTACAATGAAACATATTCGAGAAACCTATTAA
- a CDS encoding dihydrodipicolinate synthase family protein, whose product MEKIIGLIDAPFTPFYENGEVNYEPIEAYARMLQKNGLQGVFINGSSGEGYMLTEEERMKLAERWVAVAPEGFKVIVHVGSCCVKSSRMLAEHAQKIGAWGIGAMAPPFPKIGRIEELVKYIEEIACGAPQLPFYYYHIPAFNGAFLPMVKLLEAVDGRVPNFAGIKYTFESMYEYNQCRLYKNGKFDMLHGQDETILPCLAMGGAQGGIGGTTNYNGKELVGIIDAWKSGDIELARERQNFSQEVINVICHYRGNIVGGKRIMKLIGLDLGRNRTPFQNMTDEEEAAMKAELEAINFFSRCNEF is encoded by the coding sequence ATGGAAAAGATTATTGGACTTATTGATGCTCCCTTTACTCCTTTTTATGAGAACGGAGAAGTGAATTATGAACCTATTGAGGCTTATGCCCGGATGCTTCAAAAGAATGGTTTACAAGGGGTATTCATTAACGGTTCGTCCGGTGAAGGGTATATGCTGACGGAAGAAGAACGCATGAAGCTGGCCGAGCGTTGGGTTGCAGTTGCGCCTGAAGGCTTTAAGGTGATAGTACATGTAGGCAGTTGTTGTGTCAAGTCCAGCCGTATGCTGGCCGAGCATGCGCAGAAGATAGGCGCGTGGGGCATTGGTGCAATGGCTCCTCCTTTCCCGAAAATTGGCCGTATAGAAGAACTTGTGAAGTATATTGAAGAAATAGCTTGCGGCGCACCTCAGTTGCCGTTCTATTATTATCATATTCCGGCTTTCAACGGCGCCTTTTTGCCTATGGTGAAACTGTTAGAAGCGGTAGATGGGCGTGTACCTAATTTTGCCGGCATCAAATATACCTTTGAGAGCATGTATGAATACAATCAATGTCGTCTTTATAAAAACGGTAAGTTTGACATGCTTCACGGACAAGATGAGACAATTCTTCCATGCCTTGCCATGGGTGGTGCTCAGGGAGGAATTGGCGGTACTACCAATTATAACGGTAAAGAACTTGTCGGTATCATTGATGCATGGAAATCAGGTGATATTGAACTGGCTCGCGAACGCCAGAACTTCTCACAAGAAGTCATCAACGTTATCTGCCATTACCGTGGAAACATTGTAGGTGGTAAGCGTATCATGAAGCTGATAGGACTTGATTTGGGCAGAAACCGTACTCCTTTCCAGAATATGACAGATGAAGAAGAGGCTGCTATGAAGGCCGAACTTGAAGCTATTAATTTTTTCAGCCGTTGCAATGAATTTTAA
- a CDS encoding glycoside hydrolase family 20 protein gives MRKLSKLAGLLAMTGIMTSCGNEKTVANYQVIPLPQEITSSTGGEFVINSKVKITYAGENEKMQRNAQYLADYLKRATGVDYAIEANITGKGNISLQLGLTAEKSEAYQLKVTADGVTITGASEAGVFYGIQTLRKSIPVMANSTPTLASVEINDFPRFDYRGAHFDIGRHFFNVEEAKSFIDMMALHNMNRLHWHLTEDQGWRLEIKKYPLLTEIGSKRKETVIGRNSGEYDGKPYEGFYTQEQAKEIVKYAAERYITVIPEIDLPGHMQAALAAYPHLGCTGGPYEVWTQWGVSDNVLCAGNDSVLTFIDDVLSEVMEIFPSEYIHIGGDECPKTKWETCPKCQARIKALGIKNDAKHSKEEYLQSFIINHAEKFLNEHGRQIIGWDEILEGGLAPNATVMSWRGESGGIEAAKQKHNVIMTPNTYLYFDYYQTKDTENEPLAIGGYLPIERVYSYEPMPTSLTPEEQKYIVGVQANHWSEYIPTLAQLQYMALPRWAALAEIQWSNPTKKNYENFLTRLPQLINIYTAEGYNYATHVFDVTADFSTNAASGSVDVRMKTIDHAPIHYTLDGTEPTAASPVADSVLSIKENCTFKAIAIRPTQNSRILTEKISFSKSTAKPTNANQPVNKQYEFNGITTLTDGLKGNGNYKTGRWIAFYRNDMDVTIDLQQSTEISSVAFTTCVEKGDWVFDARGCTVEVSENGEKFTKVASEDYPAMKQDDRNGLYEHKLTFTPIKTRFVHIVASSEKEIPAWHGGKGLPSFLFVDEIMID, from the coding sequence ATGAGAAAACTTTCTAAATTGGCGGGACTGTTAGCTATGACAGGCATCATGACATCCTGCGGCAATGAAAAGACAGTGGCTAACTATCAGGTTATTCCCCTGCCACAAGAAATAACTTCTTCTACCGGAGGAGAATTTGTGATAAACAGCAAAGTGAAAATCACCTATGCGGGCGAGAATGAAAAGATGCAGCGCAATGCTCAATATCTCGCAGACTATTTGAAAAGGGCAACCGGAGTCGATTATGCCATCGAAGCGAACATCACAGGCAAGGGAAATATCAGCCTGCAGTTAGGACTGACAGCCGAAAAATCCGAAGCTTACCAACTGAAAGTTACTGCTGACGGAGTAACTATCACCGGAGCCAGCGAAGCAGGTGTGTTCTATGGTATCCAGACATTGCGCAAATCCATTCCTGTAATGGCAAACAGCACGCCTACACTGGCTTCCGTAGAAATCAATGATTTTCCGCGTTTCGACTACCGAGGTGCGCATTTTGACATCGGACGTCACTTTTTCAATGTGGAGGAAGCCAAAAGCTTCATCGACATGATGGCACTGCACAACATGAACCGCCTGCATTGGCATCTGACCGAAGACCAAGGATGGAGACTGGAAATAAAGAAATATCCCCTGCTCACCGAAATCGGTTCCAAGCGTAAGGAAACCGTCATCGGGCGCAATTCCGGCGAATACGACGGCAAACCATACGAAGGCTTCTACACCCAAGAACAAGCCAAGGAAATTGTGAAGTACGCAGCCGAGCGCTATATCACCGTCATCCCTGAAATAGACCTGCCCGGACACATGCAGGCCGCACTTGCAGCCTATCCGCACTTAGGGTGCACCGGAGGCCCGTACGAAGTGTGGACTCAATGGGGCGTATCGGACAACGTACTCTGTGCCGGAAACGACAGTGTGCTGACTTTCATCGATGACGTGCTGAGCGAAGTGATGGAAATCTTTCCCTCCGAATACATACACATTGGCGGTGACGAATGCCCAAAGACCAAATGGGAAACCTGTCCCAAATGCCAAGCACGCATCAAGGCACTGGGTATCAAAAACGATGCTAAACACAGCAAGGAAGAATACCTGCAAAGTTTCATCATCAACCATGCCGAGAAATTCCTAAATGAGCACGGTCGCCAAATCATCGGTTGGGATGAGATCCTCGAAGGCGGACTGGCGCCAAACGCCACAGTTATGTCATGGCGTGGTGAAAGCGGTGGCATTGAAGCTGCCAAGCAAAAGCACAATGTCATCATGACCCCAAACACCTATCTGTACTTTGACTACTACCAGACCAAAGATACCGAAAACGAACCTCTGGCTATCGGCGGCTACCTGCCTATCGAGCGTGTGTACAGCTACGAACCTATGCCGACATCTCTGACGCCCGAAGAACAAAAATACATTGTAGGCGTGCAAGCCAACCACTGGTCGGAATACATCCCTACTCTGGCTCAACTGCAATACATGGCTCTGCCTCGTTGGGCAGCTCTCGCTGAGATTCAGTGGAGCAATCCTACGAAGAAAAACTACGAGAACTTCCTTACTCGCCTGCCGCAGCTTATCAACATCTATACAGCCGAAGGCTATAACTACGCAACACATGTGTTTGACGTGACAGCCGACTTCTCCACCAACGCAGCCAGCGGAAGTGTGGACGTGCGGATGAAGACCATCGACCATGCCCCCATCCACTACACTCTGGACGGAACCGAACCGACTGCTGCATCGCCCGTGGCCGACAGCGTTCTTTCCATCAAGGAAAACTGTACGTTCAAAGCCATAGCCATACGCCCCACACAGAACAGCCGCATCCTGACGGAGAAAATATCCTTTAGCAAATCTACCGCAAAACCTACCAATGCCAACCAACCCGTAAACAAGCAATATGAATTCAACGGCATCACCACACTGACCGACGGATTGAAAGGAAACGGTAACTACAAGACCGGAAGATGGATTGCCTTCTATCGCAACGACATGGATGTGACTATAGACCTACAACAATCCACAGAAATTTCAAGTGTAGCTTTCACCACTTGCGTGGAGAAAGGTGACTGGGTGTTTGACGCACGCGGCTGCACCGTAGAAGTGTCCGAAAATGGAGAAAAGTTCACAAAAGTAGCTTCCGAAGACTATCCGGCCATGAAACAGGATGACCGCAACGGACTGTACGAACACAAACTGACGTTCACTCCAATAAAAACACGCTTCGTCCATATAGTAGCCTCTTCCGAGAAGGAAATCCCGGCATGGCACGGTGGCAAGGGCCTGCCTTCATTCTTGTTCGTGGACGAAATAATGATAGATTAA
- a CDS encoding AGE family epimerase/isomerase, with product MDNVTDYLRTWAESYQQDLTDNIMPFWLRHGLDGKHGGVYTCVNRNGSLMDTTKSVWFQGRFGFIAAFAYNQVAKNPEWLAASKSCIDFIEAHCFDEDGHMFFEVTEDGRPLRKRRYVFSECFAAIAMSEYSIASGDKTYAFKALELFKQTQKFLSTPGFLEPKYLPVLQARGHSITMILINTASRIRAAISDPVLNTQIDESLDAIRRYFIHPEFKALLEMVGPEGEFIDTCNGRLINPGHCIETSWFILEEAKCRNWDKELVRMALQILDWSWEWGWDKEYGGIINFRDCRNLPVQDYSQDMKFWWPQTETIIAALYAYQATGDEKYLKMHKQISDWTYAHFPDKECGEWYGYLHRDGTVAQPAKGNIFKGPFHVPRMMICGYMLCKELKENK from the coding sequence ATGGATAATGTAACAGATTATTTAAGAACATGGGCCGAATCTTATCAACAGGATCTCACGGACAATATTATGCCTTTTTGGTTACGTCATGGACTTGACGGAAAGCATGGGGGTGTATATACCTGTGTCAATCGCAATGGCAGTTTGATGGATACCACCAAATCGGTGTGGTTTCAAGGTCGCTTTGGATTTATTGCTGCATTCGCCTACAATCAGGTGGCAAAAAATCCGGAATGGCTGGCTGCTTCCAAGAGTTGTATAGATTTTATTGAAGCGCATTGCTTTGATGAAGACGGTCACATGTTTTTTGAAGTAACGGAAGATGGCCGCCCGTTACGTAAGCGCCGTTATGTATTCTCAGAGTGTTTTGCCGCTATTGCGATGTCCGAATACTCTATTGCCTCCGGTGACAAAACCTATGCTTTCAAGGCATTGGAGCTATTTAAGCAGACACAGAAGTTCCTTTCTACCCCCGGTTTTCTGGAGCCTAAATATTTGCCTGTCTTGCAGGCTCGTGGTCATTCCATAACTATGATTCTCATCAACACAGCTTCCCGTATCCGGGCAGCCATTTCCGACCCTGTACTTAACACACAGATTGATGAATCTCTTGATGCGATCCGCCGTTATTTCATTCATCCGGAATTTAAGGCCTTGCTCGAAATGGTGGGACCGGAAGGCGAGTTTATAGATACTTGCAACGGCCGTCTTATTAATCCCGGTCACTGCATTGAAACTTCCTGGTTTATCTTGGAAGAAGCCAAGTGTAGAAATTGGGATAAAGAGCTTGTCCGGATGGCACTTCAAATTCTCGACTGGTCTTGGGAGTGGGGTTGGGACAAAGAATATGGCGGCATCATAAATTTTCGTGATTGTCGAAATCTGCCGGTGCAGGACTATTCGCAAGATATGAAATTCTGGTGGCCGCAGACAGAAACAATTATTGCTGCCTTGTATGCTTATCAGGCAACCGGTGATGAAAAATATCTGAAAATGCATAAGCAGATCAGTGATTGGACCTATGCCCACTTCCCCGACAAGGAATGTGGTGAATGGTATGGCTATCTGCATCGTGACGGTACGGTGGCACAACCGGCTAAGGGAAATATCTTTAAGGGGCCGTTTCATGTGCCTCGAATGATGATATGTGGTTATATGCTTTGTAAAGAACTAAAAGAAAATAAGTAA
- a CDS encoding beta-N-acetylhexosaminidase, giving the protein MSRNEVNAQSVIPVPLKMEQGNGIFRISKETKIYANLKGKEKKNFNDYLTTLPAPFNVGISTKNGKNENTIILHKAKQGTERAISGPEDYVLEITDRKATICAYSDAGLFYGLQTLLQLAEEDGNGTWAVKNIRVEDSPRFSYRGFMLDVSRHFRSKEFVKKQIDALAYFKLNRLHLHLTDGAGWRIEIKKYPRLTEFAAWRPEANWKKWWFGENARKYCEQSDPRAQGGFYTQDDIRELVNYAAERHITIIPEIEMPAHSEEVLAAYPELSCPEEPYKSADFCVGNEKTFTFLENVLTEVMKLFPSEYIHIGGDEAGKAAWKTCPKCKQRMQNEDLKDVNELQSYLIHRIETFLNAHGRKLLGWDEIMEGGLAPNATVMSWRGEEGGINAVKAGHRAIMSPGSHCYIDGYQDAPYSQPEAIGGYLPLSKVYDYNPIPAALTTEESKLIYGVQANLWCEYIPTAEHCEYMIYPRILALAEVAWSAPARKSYTDFHPRALKAVEWLKAQGYHPFDLKNEIGNRPEASQPVKHLALGKSVKYNAPYNASYAAHGDKSLTDGVCGGWTYSDGIWQGFISSNRLDVVIDMETETELHSISADFLQVVGPEVFLPGQIIISVSSNGTEFTELSRTTYPVVKSDIVAIKRYGWQGEARARYIRYQALAGQEFGGWIFTDEIVVK; this is encoded by the coding sequence ATGAGCAGAAATGAAGTAAACGCACAATCCGTCATTCCGGTTCCATTAAAGATGGAACAAGGAAACGGTATATTCCGAATATCAAAAGAAACAAAAATATACGCTAACCTCAAAGGGAAAGAAAAGAAAAACTTCAATGACTATCTCACCACCTTGCCTGCACCTTTCAACGTCGGCATCAGCACCAAGAATGGCAAGAACGAGAATACCATCATCTTGCACAAAGCTAAACAAGGAACAGAACGGGCTATCAGCGGCCCCGAAGACTATGTGCTGGAAATAACCGACCGAAAGGCTACTATCTGTGCCTATTCGGATGCCGGTCTTTTTTATGGCTTGCAAACACTGCTACAATTGGCCGAAGAAGACGGAAACGGCACGTGGGCGGTGAAAAACATACGAGTGGAAGACAGTCCTCGTTTCTCCTACCGGGGCTTTATGTTAGATGTTTCCCGCCACTTCCGTTCCAAAGAGTTTGTAAAGAAGCAGATTGACGCATTGGCATATTTCAAGTTAAATCGCCTGCATCTGCATCTCACAGATGGAGCCGGCTGGCGAATAGAAATCAAAAAATATCCCCGCCTCACAGAATTTGCCGCTTGGAGACCTGAAGCGAATTGGAAGAAATGGTGGTTCGGTGAAAATGCCCGCAAATATTGCGAACAAAGTGACCCTCGTGCACAGGGAGGATTCTATACACAAGATGATATCCGGGAATTAGTGAACTACGCTGCTGAACGTCACATCACAATTATCCCGGAAATAGAAATGCCAGCACACTCTGAAGAAGTATTGGCAGCCTATCCTGAACTTTCGTGTCCGGAAGAACCTTACAAAAGTGCCGACTTCTGTGTGGGCAACGAAAAAACATTCACTTTTCTCGAAAATGTATTGACCGAAGTCATGAAGCTTTTCCCATCCGAATATATACATATCGGTGGTGACGAAGCCGGCAAAGCTGCATGGAAAACTTGTCCGAAATGTAAGCAACGCATGCAAAACGAAGATCTTAAAGATGTGAATGAATTGCAAAGTTACTTGATTCATCGCATAGAGACATTTCTGAATGCTCATGGCCGCAAACTTCTGGGCTGGGATGAGATCATGGAAGGCGGACTGGCGCCAAATGCCACAGTAATGTCATGGCGTGGTGAAGAAGGTGGAATCAATGCGGTCAAGGCAGGACATCGGGCCATTATGTCCCCCGGATCGCACTGTTATATAGATGGCTATCAGGATGCTCCTTATTCACAACCCGAAGCCATCGGAGGATATCTGCCCTTATCCAAAGTTTACGATTATAATCCCATCCCGGCAGCACTGACTACAGAAGAGAGCAAACTCATTTATGGCGTGCAAGCTAACCTATGGTGTGAATACATACCCACCGCCGAGCATTGTGAATACATGATCTATCCCCGAATTCTTGCATTAGCCGAAGTAGCCTGGAGTGCTCCTGCACGTAAATCATATACAGATTTTCACCCCCGGGCCTTAAAAGCCGTGGAATGGCTGAAAGCACAAGGATACCACCCGTTCGACTTAAAGAACGAGATAGGTAACCGCCCTGAAGCGTCACAGCCCGTCAAGCACTTGGCATTAGGAAAATCAGTAAAATACAACGCTCCTTACAATGCTTCGTATGCAGCCCATGGAGACAAGAGCCTCACAGATGGTGTATGTGGCGGTTGGACTTATTCCGATGGCATATGGCAAGGATTTATCTCAAGCAACCGGTTGGATGTAGTCATTGACATGGAAACAGAGACAGAGCTTCACTCCATCAGTGCCGACTTTCTGCAAGTAGTGGGTCCCGAAGTGTTCCTTCCCGGTCAGATAATCATATCTGTATCTTCGAACGGAACCGAGTTCACAGAACTATCACGAACCACATATCCGGTTGTAAAATCAGATATTGTGGCCATTAAAAGATACGGATGGCAAGGAGAAGCCCGCGCCCGATACATACGCTATCAAGCATTGGCAGGCCAAGAATTCGGCGGTTGGATTTTCACAGACGAGATTGTGGTAAAATAA
- a CDS encoding YhcH/YjgK/YiaL family protein: MIVSDLQNSSRIEGLHPLFKALFEYVKANDLLHAELGRIELKGDDLYINNVNPECVASDKQVLEVHRDYIDVHILLEGTETIGWTAIGDVSCEIKPYEKEGDCALYSDTPAVFVTLRPEQFMIVYPEDPHAPVIGEGKIRKLIAKVRI, encoded by the coding sequence ATGATTGTATCTGATTTGCAAAACAGTTCTCGTATAGAGGGTCTTCATCCGTTGTTTAAGGCATTGTTCGAGTATGTGAAGGCGAATGATTTGCTTCATGCGGAATTAGGACGTATTGAATTAAAGGGTGATGATCTTTATATTAATAATGTGAATCCGGAGTGCGTTGCTTCTGACAAGCAGGTGTTGGAAGTGCATCGTGACTATATTGACGTCCATATACTTCTTGAGGGTACGGAAACTATCGGCTGGACAGCTATCGGAGATGTATCATGTGAAATAAAGCCTTATGAGAAAGAAGGTGATTGCGCGCTATATTCCGATACGCCTGCTGTTTTTGTCACTTTGCGGCCGGAGCAGTTTATGATTGTCTATCCTGAAGACCCTCATGCGCCGGTTATAGGTGAAGGGAAGATACGCAAACTGATTGCTAAGGTGAGGATTTAG
- a CDS encoding MFS transporter yields the protein MKNKNVYPWVVVALLWVVALLNYMDRQMLSTMQEAMKVDIAELNKAEAFGALMAIFLWIYGFMSPIAGMVADRVSRKWLVVGSLFVWSGVTYLMGYADDFQELYWLRAIMGVSEALYIPSALSLIADWHQGKSRSLAIGIHMTGLYVGQAIGGFGATVAAMFSWHTTFHWSGIIGVAYSLVLMFLLRENPSHATSAEKTTEKAVGAKQTSLFGGLGILFSTWAFWIILFYFAAPSLPGWATKNWLPTLFADSLGIPMSEAGPLSTITIAFSSFIGVIAGGILSDRWVQKNIRGRVYTGAIGLGMTIPALMLLGFGHSVVALVGAGMLFGIGFGIFDANNMPILCQFVSAKHRGTAYGIMNMTGVFAGAAVTKLLGKWTDGGSLGEGFAMLSVIVAIALALQIYFLRPKTDNME from the coding sequence ATGAAGAATAAGAATGTATATCCTTGGGTAGTTGTAGCTTTGCTATGGGTAGTTGCTTTGCTCAATTACATGGATCGTCAGATGCTTTCTACTATGCAGGAAGCGATGAAAGTCGATATAGCAGAATTGAATAAAGCTGAAGCTTTTGGAGCTTTAATGGCTATTTTTCTGTGGATTTATGGCTTTATGAGCCCGATAGCAGGTATGGTGGCCGATCGTGTCAGTCGCAAGTGGCTGGTGGTGGGCAGTCTTTTCGTGTGGTCAGGTGTCACTTATCTGATGGGGTATGCAGATGATTTTCAGGAATTATATTGGCTACGGGCGATAATGGGAGTCAGTGAGGCGCTTTATATACCTTCTGCTTTGTCTCTTATAGCTGATTGGCATCAGGGTAAATCACGCTCTCTGGCCATTGGCATACACATGACAGGACTCTATGTCGGGCAGGCTATCGGAGGATTTGGGGCTACGGTTGCTGCCATGTTCTCTTGGCACACCACTTTTCACTGGTCCGGTATAATAGGTGTTGCCTATTCATTGGTTTTAATGTTTCTTCTTCGCGAAAATCCATCTCATGCAACTTCTGCCGAAAAGACGACAGAGAAGGCAGTAGGGGCAAAGCAAACGTCCTTGTTTGGCGGCCTTGGCATTCTTTTTTCTACATGGGCCTTCTGGATCATTCTTTTCTATTTCGCGGCTCCCAGTCTTCCGGGATGGGCCACAAAGAATTGGTTGCCGACTTTGTTCGCAGATAGTCTCGGCATACCGATGTCCGAGGCGGGACCCCTTTCTACTATAACCATTGCTTTTTCTTCCTTTATCGGTGTCATAGCGGGCGGAATCTTGTCCGACCGTTGGGTACAGAAGAATATCCGCGGACGGGTTTATACCGGGGCTATCGGCTTGGGAATGACCATCCCTGCCTTAATGCTGTTGGGCTTCGGACATAGTGTTGTGGCGCTTGTCGGTGCAGGAATGCTTTTCGGTATAGGCTTTGGAATTTTTGATGCCAACAATATGCCTATTCTTTGTCAGTTTGTATCGGCCAAACACCGTGGAACTGCTTATGGCATTATGAATATGACCGGTGTTTTTGCCGGTGCTGCAGTGACAAAACTGCTTGGCAAGTGGACTGACGGAGGCAGCTTGGGTGAAGGATTTGCGATGCTGAGTGTAATTGTAGCCATTGCATTGGCACTTCAAATTTACTTTTTGCGTCCAAAGACGGACAATATGGAATAA